In Aedes albopictus strain Foshan chromosome 3, AalbF5, whole genome shotgun sequence, the following are encoded in one genomic region:
- the LOC134290647 gene encoding uncharacterized protein LOC134290647, producing the protein MVDLQSERVSPVHPFLRVGVDYCRPFLIKYPVRHATPTKPYVAIFICLVTKDSVIRGAIEDGTEFPFIPARSPNFGGLWKAAVKSFKGHFKRTIGDRVLQYDEMITVLPQVEAILNSQPHTLVSNDLSDFGALTPGHFLVQRPLTTVPS; encoded by the exons ATGGTCGATCTGCAGTCGGAACGAGTATCTCCGGTACATCCGTTCCTTAGAGTAGGCGTGGATTATTGCAGACCGTTCCTGATCAAATACCCGGTTCGTCACGCGACTCCCACGAAACCTTACGTCGCCATTTTCATCTGCCTCGTTACGAAG GATTCCGTCATTCGTGGAGCGATCGAGGACGGTACAGAGTTTCCCTTCATTCCGGCAAGATCTCCCAACTTCGGTGGTCTTTGGAAAGCCGCGGTTAAGTCCTTCAAGGGTCATTTCAAGCGTACCATTGGCGACCGTGTGCTGCAGTACGACGAGATGATCACCGTGTTGCCACAAGTTGAAGCGATCCTCAATTCCCAGCCACACACGCTGGTCAGTAACGATCTGTCGGACTTCGGAGCGTTGACGCCAGGTCACTTCTTGGTTCAGCGACCGTTGACAACAGTTCCAAgctaa